Proteins from a single region of bacterium:
- a CDS encoding cupin domain-containing protein, whose protein sequence is MSDLNEYKGKAIELATGVDYAAGAVVSKTILDKKTGTLTLFAFDKGQGLSEHTAPFDATVQILDGMAELTVGGVPHLVKAGQLFIMPANVPHSVRAVERFKMLLIMIR, encoded by the coding sequence ATGAGTGATTTGAACGAGTATAAAGGTAAGGCGATTGAGTTAGCGACCGGGGTAGACTATGCGGCTGGGGCGGTGGTCAGCAAAACAATATTGGATAAGAAAACAGGAACTCTGACCCTTTTCGCCTTTGATAAAGGGCAGGGCTTAAGTGAGCATACGGCGCCGTTTGATGCGACAGTTCAGATTTTAGACGGTATGGCAGAATTGACTGTGGGAGGGGTGCCGCATCTCGTTAAAGCGGGTCAGCTTTTCATCATGCCCGCGAATGTGCCGCATTCAGTACGTGCTGTCGAGCGGTTTAAGATGCTTTTGATCATGATCCGGTAA
- a CDS encoding CAAX prenyl protease-related protein yields MSENNTDARWAMARHIIPFILWIGIMSLPLSNIAFRYTLQTVVSLVALLVLKPWQYYPAMNIRLLPLSVLVGAGVAIVWILPESGWIQQFPRIHESYVRYFIRGSDSGNGQLFAPEQCGWAYALMRLGGSALVIAVIEEYFWRGFFMRWLVNLNFLSVKPGTVGRGLFLIASLAFGFEHSRWLVGLVAGLAYGLLYCRKGDIMAAAAAHVTTNLLLGLYVLATASYQFW; encoded by the coding sequence ATGAGTGAAAATAACACGGATGCACGATGGGCGATGGCCCGTCATATTATTCCGTTTATTCTTTGGATCGGAATCATGAGCCTGCCGCTGAGTAATATTGCTTTCCGGTATACACTCCAAACTGTGGTAAGCCTTGTGGCGCTGCTGGTGTTGAAGCCTTGGCAATATTACCCGGCCATGAATATCCGGTTGTTGCCTCTCAGTGTCCTTGTGGGTGCCGGGGTGGCGATCGTCTGGATTTTGCCTGAATCGGGCTGGATACAGCAATTTCCCCGCATACATGAATCTTATGTCCGATATTTCATCCGGGGGAGTGATTCGGGGAACGGGCAGTTGTTCGCGCCAGAGCAATGCGGTTGGGCCTATGCGTTGATGCGTTTGGGGGGATCGGCTTTAGTGATTGCTGTGATTGAGGAGTACTTTTGGCGCGGCTTCTTTATGCGGTGGTTGGTCAACCTGAATTTCCTCTCTGTGAAACCCGGGACTGTCGGGCGGGGTCTGTTTTTGATCGCGTCCCTCGCCTTTGGATTTGAGCATAGCCGCTGGTTGGTCGGTTTGGTTGCCGGGCTGGCGTATGGACTTTTATATTGCCGTAAAGGGGACATTATGGCCGCTGCTGCGGCCCATGTGACAACTAATCTGCTGCTGGGTTTATACGTCCTGGCCACAGCCTCATATCAATTCTGGTGA
- the pabB gene encoding aminodeoxychorismate synthase component I: protein MNTAVLIHDPSRGCWLAFNNPCRIYSTSNPAEVLPLLREIEAAVNEHKLHAAGFISYEAAPAFDSALTVRHDPSGFPLLWFGLYQEPTPWHPSAPAPRSTETPPQWTPSISRDDYTKIMGRIRQYLFNGETYQVNYTFRLTSPFNQNPLTLFENLVHAQGAHYSAFIDIGNFTICSASPELFFRLDGSHLESRPMKGTMKRGVTPQEDLLNAQILKNSPKDQSENVMIVDMIRNDMGRVSEKGQVTVEQLFKVERYPTVWQMTSTVSASTQASLCEIFTALFPCASITGAPKPRTMALIAREETAPRRIYTGTIGYLAPDRQAQFNVAIRTVLIDKTRHVAEYGVGGGIVWDSVSANEYEECWTKAKVLTESTEEFQLLETLLWTPDKGIFLLERHLKRIEESAEYFGFAICRGKIQNELLALKLDGAHRIRILVSRSGVLTLESYPFDPTAAKTPVRVRLAQKPIDISNRFLYHKTTCRRAYEDAQTSLDDCDDVLLWNPAGELTESTIANLVVECDGELLTPPVSCGLLAGTFRAELLLRGEIKEAVIHLADLPRVRKVFLINSLRKWREAIIVR from the coding sequence GTGAACACAGCCGTCCTCATTCATGATCCTTCCCGTGGGTGCTGGCTGGCTTTTAACAATCCCTGCCGGATCTACTCCACCTCAAATCCCGCAGAGGTGCTTCCGCTTCTTCGTGAGATTGAGGCGGCTGTTAACGAGCACAAACTGCATGCCGCCGGTTTTATCAGTTATGAGGCTGCCCCGGCATTTGACTCGGCCTTAACAGTCCGGCATGACCCTTCAGGCTTTCCCCTGCTTTGGTTCGGACTTTATCAGGAGCCCACCCCATGGCATCCTAGCGCACCTGCCCCGCGCTCAACCGAAACGCCGCCACAATGGACGCCCTCCATCAGCCGCGATGATTACACCAAGATCATGGGGCGGATCCGGCAATACCTGTTTAATGGCGAAACCTATCAAGTCAACTACACCTTCCGACTTACCAGTCCCTTCAACCAGAACCCGCTAACCCTTTTTGAAAATCTGGTCCACGCTCAAGGAGCACATTACTCCGCATTTATCGATATCGGGAATTTCACCATTTGCTCCGCCTCGCCGGAGCTGTTTTTCCGCTTGGATGGATCCCATCTGGAATCACGCCCCATGAAGGGGACCATGAAACGGGGAGTGACGCCCCAGGAAGATCTACTCAATGCCCAGATACTGAAAAATTCACCCAAAGACCAGTCTGAGAATGTGATGATCGTGGATATGATCAGAAACGACATGGGACGGGTGTCAGAAAAAGGGCAGGTTACGGTCGAGCAGCTTTTCAAGGTGGAGCGGTACCCTACTGTCTGGCAAATGACTTCCACTGTATCTGCCAGCACCCAGGCATCACTGTGTGAAATATTTACAGCCCTTTTCCCGTGTGCCTCCATTACCGGGGCGCCCAAACCGCGGACGATGGCGCTCATCGCCCGCGAAGAAACCGCCCCCCGTAGAATCTATACCGGAACCATCGGCTATCTGGCACCGGACCGTCAGGCGCAATTTAATGTCGCCATCAGAACAGTGCTCATCGATAAGACCCGCCATGTTGCCGAATACGGGGTGGGCGGCGGAATTGTCTGGGACTCCGTCAGCGCCAATGAGTACGAAGAATGTTGGACCAAGGCAAAAGTGCTCACTGAATCAACGGAGGAATTTCAGCTCCTTGAAACGCTGCTGTGGACTCCCGACAAAGGCATTTTTCTATTGGAGCGACATTTAAAACGAATTGAAGAATCCGCGGAGTATTTTGGCTTTGCTATTTGCCGGGGAAAGATTCAAAACGAGTTGCTCGCCTTAAAACTGGATGGAGCCCACCGGATCCGGATTCTTGTTTCCCGTTCCGGAGTCCTCACGCTTGAATCCTACCCATTCGACCCGACTGCCGCCAAGACCCCGGTTCGTGTCCGGCTGGCGCAAAAACCGATCGATATTTCCAACCGTTTTCTGTACCACAAAACAACCTGCCGGCGGGCTTATGAAGACGCCCAAACGAGCCTCGACGATTGCGATGATGTTCTGCTCTGGAATCCCGCAGGTGAACTGACGGAATCCACCATCGCCAACCTCGTCGTGGAATGTGATGGCGAACTCCTCACGCCGCCGGTCTCGTGCGGGCTTTTGGCAGGAACCTTCCGGGCAGAACTGCTCCTTCGGGGAGAGATCAAAGAGGCGGTCATCCACCTCGCAGATCTCCCCCGCGTCCGAAAGGTTTTTCTTATTAACTCCCTGCGAAAATGGCGCGAGGCCATTATCGTCAGGTAG
- a CDS encoding response regulator transcription factor → MPIRIVLCDDHQIIREGLRSLLEKQPDMAVVGEALNGLGAIKLVADKKPDIVVLDIAMPEMNGIAAARRIFTDHPKVKILALSMHSDHHFVTEMLEAGASGYMLKDSAFGELTIAIRTIISGGLFISPNIAGNVLEEFARRANPGRQSQRRISQLSHREKEILQLISEGHSTKEIATKINVSVKTVETHRQHIMQKVGVHNVAALTKYAVREGLTSLE, encoded by the coding sequence ATGCCTATTCGAATCGTTCTATGTGATGACCACCAAATTATTCGCGAAGGCCTCCGTTCACTCCTTGAAAAACAACCGGATATGGCCGTAGTTGGCGAGGCACTCAACGGTCTTGGCGCCATTAAGTTGGTTGCCGACAAAAAACCGGATATCGTCGTTCTGGATATTGCCATGCCCGAAATGAACGGCATCGCGGCGGCACGACGGATCTTTACAGATCACCCCAAAGTGAAAATCCTCGCTCTTTCCATGCACTCTGACCACCATTTCGTGACGGAAATGCTGGAGGCTGGCGCCTCGGGCTATATGCTGAAAGACAGCGCATTTGGTGAGCTCACCATCGCCATTCGCACCATTATATCAGGCGGATTGTTCATCAGCCCGAATATCGCCGGAAATGTGCTTGAAGAATTCGCCCGCCGCGCCAATCCCGGACGCCAGTCACAACGACGTATCTCCCAGTTAAGTCACCGCGAAAAGGAAATCCTTCAATTGATCTCCGAGGGCCACAGTACCAAGGAAATAGCGACGAAAATCAACGTCAGCGTTAAGACGGTCGAGACACATCGTCAGCATATTATGCAAAAAGTGGGCGTCCATAATGTAGCCGCTTTGACGAAATATGCCGTTCGCGAAGGACTCACAAGCCTTGAATGA
- a CDS encoding cob(I)yrinic acid a,c-diamide adenosyltransferase — MKGYIQIYTGDGKCKTTAALGLIMRATGAGLRVYFGQFIKGRDYSEIKILKARFPDVTVIQFGHGHFIRGKPTQGEMSAAAHGLENLTQAMHSGLYDIVIGDEACTAMAAGLFSEHELLTLCDSKPKSVELILTGRNAGQVLQARADLVTEMKCIKHYYNAGVKGRPGIES, encoded by the coding sequence ATGAAGGGCTACATTCAAATATACACCGGTGATGGCAAATGCAAAACGACTGCAGCACTGGGCCTCATCATGCGTGCGACAGGCGCGGGACTCCGGGTCTACTTCGGCCAATTCATCAAAGGCCGTGACTACAGTGAAATCAAAATCCTGAAAGCCCGCTTCCCGGACGTAACGGTGATTCAATTTGGTCATGGCCATTTCATCCGAGGGAAGCCAACCCAAGGCGAGATGAGTGCGGCGGCGCACGGATTAGAAAATCTGACACAGGCCATGCACAGCGGCCTCTACGACATCGTCATCGGAGATGAAGCCTGTACAGCCATGGCGGCTGGACTCTTTTCGGAACACGAGCTGCTCACCCTATGCGACAGTAAGCCAAAGTCTGTTGAATTGATTTTAACCGGGCGAAACGCCGGACAGGTCCTGCAAGCACGGGCCGATCTAGTTACTGAAATGAAATGTATCAAGCACTATTACAACGCAGGTGTAAAAGGTCGCCCCGGCATTGAATCTTAG
- a CDS encoding nucleoside-diphosphate kinase, protein MAQELAFALINPYTISKSRTGGVIGRLMSRTGLDLVAARMFGPSQELVTRYADSLLNSNQAEPEFARLLSEYVRKSYTPDPVTGLRRRVILLVFEGENAIQKVREATGHLRAGWVGGETIRDTYGDYIEDETGTVRYFEPAVLVAPSVERAASVLRLWAEYSNSDGGVIDNSADSSNAEGVQTTLVLIKPDNFRFPSVRPGHIIDLLSRSGLRIVGVRKFSMTVAQAEDFYGPVRAILQNKFKGIMAQRAGEILEKSLGISIPEDAKAAIGEHIGPIAGNGQFEDIVKFMTGYRPSEVAEADKAHISSENCLALIYRGISAVEKIRYLLGPTDPAKAQPGSVRREYGSDIMVNAAHASDSAESSAREMKIVDVQKDTIKEWVEKYYGT, encoded by the coding sequence ATGGCTCAGGAACTGGCGTTTGCATTAATCAACCCTTACACGATATCAAAATCCAGGACTGGCGGCGTCATCGGACGCCTGATGAGTCGCACAGGACTTGACCTCGTGGCTGCCCGCATGTTTGGCCCCAGTCAGGAGTTAGTTACCCGCTATGCTGACTCCCTGTTAAACAGTAATCAGGCGGAACCTGAATTTGCCCGTTTATTGAGTGAATATGTCCGCAAATCCTATACGCCTGATCCGGTCACCGGCCTTCGGCGGCGTGTGATTCTGTTGGTATTTGAAGGCGAAAATGCGATCCAGAAAGTGCGCGAGGCCACGGGCCATCTCCGTGCCGGGTGGGTGGGTGGCGAAACCATACGGGATACCTACGGGGATTACATTGAGGACGAGACCGGGACAGTCCGCTATTTTGAGCCAGCCGTATTGGTCGCGCCTTCGGTGGAGCGTGCCGCTTCGGTCCTGCGCCTATGGGCCGAGTACTCCAACTCGGATGGCGGTGTGATCGACAACAGCGCGGATTCGTCCAATGCCGAAGGGGTTCAAACGACGCTGGTTCTCATTAAACCTGATAATTTCCGTTTTCCGAGCGTTCGGCCCGGCCATATCATCGACCTGTTGTCCCGTTCAGGACTTCGGATTGTGGGCGTTCGAAAGTTTTCCATGACGGTTGCACAGGCGGAGGATTTTTATGGTCCTGTGCGTGCCATTCTTCAAAACAAATTTAAGGGGATTATGGCCCAGCGGGCAGGGGAGATTCTTGAGAAATCGCTGGGTATTTCCATCCCGGAGGATGCCAAAGCGGCAATTGGGGAGCATATCGGCCCCATCGCCGGAAATGGGCAATTCGAGGATATCGTGAAATTTATGACCGGTTACCGCCCCTCCGAAGTTGCGGAAGCCGATAAAGCCCACATAAGTTCCGAGAATTGTTTGGCCCTTATCTACCGAGGCATTAGCGCCGTTGAGAAGATTCGTTATCTGCTTGGGCCCACGGATCCCGCCAAGGCGCAACCGGGCTCTGTACGTCGTGAGTACGGTAGCGATATTATGGTCAATGCGGCGCATGCGTCCGACTCAGCGGAAAGCTCCGCCAGAGAAATGAAGATTGTGGATGTTCAAAAAGATACAATAAAAGAATGGGTGGAGAAGTATTATGGAACTTAA
- a CDS encoding DEAD/DEAH box helicase: MVRRIIQKIKHHITRLGRKPDNSGVIKKAAGVTAPAVPSHTVPKSAPVQTKPAPVRHAAPVVAPARKWAVADYDIPSVEGKTRFHDLDLPAEIMHAVDDLGFKYCTAVQAMSIPSSLAGRDVTGKAQTGTGKTAAFLIAIFTHFLRAPRKHPTKRGAPRALILAPTRELVIQIEKDARDIGKYCGLKILGIYGGMDYDKQQRQLMEISPDIMVATPGRLLDFRRGGLLDLRYVEVLVIDEADRMLDMGFIPDVRTIVYSTPPKENRQTLLFSATLTEDILRLAARWTNESVKVEIEPEKVTVDNIQQIVFTVPSDKKFALFYNLLQRDKPERVLMFCNRRDETERVLGYMARCGIKADMLSGAVPQKKRIKVLEDFRAGIIRVLVATDVAGRGLHVDDISHVINYDIPFDAEDYVHRIGRTGRAGKAGKAYTFACENEAFSMPEIEKYIGKALDYENPEPALLVLPPGIGGHSGASYSRPPSRPQGRQQGRFGRRPPPRR; encoded by the coding sequence ATGGTACGTCGTATAATTCAGAAAATAAAGCATCACATCACGCGTTTGGGTCGAAAACCTGATAATTCAGGGGTAATTAAGAAGGCGGCTGGTGTCACAGCTCCGGCCGTCCCTTCGCATACAGTTCCAAAATCAGCGCCTGTACAGACGAAGCCGGCTCCGGTTCGTCATGCGGCTCCCGTTGTTGCTCCGGCCCGAAAATGGGCAGTTGCAGATTATGATATCCCGTCCGTCGAGGGGAAGACCCGGTTTCATGATTTGGATTTGCCCGCTGAAATCATGCACGCTGTGGATGATCTGGGCTTTAAGTATTGTACAGCGGTTCAAGCGATGTCTATCCCGTCTTCGTTGGCGGGACGCGATGTTACGGGCAAAGCCCAGACGGGCACAGGCAAGACGGCCGCCTTCTTGATCGCCATTTTTACCCATTTCCTGCGGGCCCCCCGGAAGCACCCCACCAAACGGGGCGCTCCTCGAGCGTTGATTCTGGCGCCCACCCGTGAGCTTGTCATTCAGATTGAAAAGGATGCCCGGGACATCGGCAAGTATTGCGGGCTCAAAATCCTCGGTATCTATGGCGGAATGGATTACGACAAGCAGCAGCGACAACTTATGGAGATCAGTCCCGATATCATGGTGGCGACGCCGGGCCGCCTGTTGGATTTTCGACGCGGCGGCCTGCTCGATTTGCGGTATGTAGAGGTGCTGGTGATTGATGAGGCCGATCGGATGCTGGACATGGGATTCATTCCCGATGTCCGCACGATTGTTTACTCAACGCCACCCAAGGAGAACCGGCAAACCCTGCTGTTTAGTGCCACGCTTACAGAGGATATTCTGCGTTTGGCAGCCCGGTGGACGAATGAGTCTGTCAAGGTCGAAATCGAGCCCGAAAAGGTGACGGTGGATAACATCCAGCAGATCGTGTTTACCGTGCCCTCGGACAAGAAATTTGCACTTTTTTATAACCTGCTCCAGCGTGATAAGCCTGAACGAGTCTTGATGTTTTGTAATCGGCGCGATGAGACGGAACGAGTTCTGGGCTATATGGCAAGATGTGGTATCAAGGCTGATATGCTTTCCGGCGCTGTTCCCCAGAAGAAGCGGATCAAGGTTCTGGAAGATTTCCGGGCAGGCATCATCCGGGTACTGGTAGCCACGGATGTGGCTGGGCGCGGCCTCCATGTGGATGATATTTCGCATGTGATAAATTATGATATTCCGTTTGATGCGGAAGATTATGTTCATCGAATCGGCCGTACCGGGCGTGCCGGCAAGGCGGGCAAAGCCTATACGTTTGCGTGTGAGAATGAAGCGTTTTCAATGCCTGAAATTGAAAAATATATTGGTAAGGCGCTGGATTATGAAAATCCTGAACCTGCCCTGCTCGTGCTGCCCCCGGGCATAGGCGGGCACTCCGGTGCATCATATTCCCGGCCACCCTCCCGCCCACAAGGCCGCCAGCAGGGCCGTTTTGGCCGTCGCCCACCGCCTCGCCGGTGA
- a CDS encoding nucleoside kinase has translation MSECNTIKLKFSDGKILECPPRTALKDILLSPTAPNGLPYIAALLNNDTTSLSYPVEMDSDIKLLTMTDSQGWHVYHRSLAFLLAKAVKTLYPAAGFSVDYAVGDGLFCDFEPKAGERGGFITRDQVDAIREHVKMLISQKIPIERKKISFEDVSRRLTEAHQTDKLNLLRFRNPPRVVIHECDGFYDLAQGVLAPDTGALHLFELLHYPPGFILQLPEPGNGTQIAPFRELPHLSSIFRERKNWVRTMGVGTVGRLNEIIVNGDISDFIKVCEALHEKNVARIADEIFRRRDTVRLIVVAGPSSSGKTTFAKRLAVQLRVNSFRVFTISLDNYFHEHAKTPLDEFGNPDFEHVNALDLELFNRHMGQIAKGEEIELPEFNFVTKLREFNGKKIKLEKDDLLIIEGIHGLNPLLTEMVPEPAKFRIYVSALTQLSLDANNRISTTDNRLIRRMVRDHKYRSHSALKTLRMWNSVRSGEKKWIFPFQENADATFNSALDYELAVLKPIAEPLLMEVKPFDPEYAEARRLTAFLINFIGISDREVPQTSMLREYIGRSSFKY, from the coding sequence ATGAGCGAATGCAACACCATCAAACTCAAATTCAGCGATGGCAAAATACTGGAATGCCCCCCGCGAACAGCCCTGAAAGATATCTTGTTATCCCCTACCGCCCCCAATGGGCTCCCCTATATTGCCGCTTTGTTAAATAATGATACCACCTCGCTCAGCTATCCCGTCGAGATGGACAGCGACATTAAGCTCCTGACGATGACTGATTCTCAGGGGTGGCATGTGTATCACCGCTCATTAGCCTTTCTTCTCGCCAAGGCCGTAAAGACACTTTATCCCGCCGCGGGATTTTCGGTTGATTATGCTGTCGGAGATGGCCTTTTCTGCGACTTCGAGCCCAAAGCAGGTGAACGGGGAGGGTTCATAACGCGCGACCAGGTTGACGCCATCCGGGAACACGTCAAAATGCTGATCAGCCAGAAGATCCCGATTGAGCGGAAAAAGATTTCGTTTGAAGATGTATCGCGCCGCCTGACCGAAGCGCACCAAACGGATAAGCTTAACCTGCTCCGTTTCAGGAATCCGCCCCGGGTCGTCATTCATGAATGCGATGGATTCTATGACCTGGCACAAGGGGTACTGGCGCCTGACACGGGGGCTTTGCACCTATTCGAACTGCTCCACTATCCACCCGGCTTTATCCTCCAACTCCCTGAACCGGGGAATGGCACCCAAATCGCCCCCTTCCGGGAATTACCCCATCTCTCAAGTATTTTTCGAGAACGTAAAAACTGGGTTCGGACCATGGGGGTTGGCACGGTCGGGCGACTGAATGAAATTATTGTCAATGGCGACATCAGTGATTTCATCAAAGTATGTGAAGCCCTTCATGAGAAAAATGTGGCACGCATCGCCGATGAAATCTTTCGACGCCGGGACACGGTACGCCTGATTGTGGTGGCGGGCCCCTCATCTTCAGGTAAAACGACTTTTGCAAAACGGTTGGCGGTCCAATTGCGGGTTAACAGTTTCCGGGTTTTCACCATCTCATTGGACAACTATTTCCACGAGCACGCCAAAACTCCACTCGATGAATTTGGCAACCCTGATTTTGAACATGTCAACGCACTCGACCTTGAACTCTTCAATCGTCACATGGGCCAAATCGCCAAGGGCGAGGAAATTGAGCTGCCGGAATTCAACTTCGTCACAAAATTGCGGGAATTTAACGGCAAGAAAATCAAGCTGGAGAAGGATGACCTCCTCATTATTGAAGGAATCCATGGTCTTAATCCCCTTCTGACAGAAATGGTTCCTGAACCTGCCAAATTTAGAATATACGTCAGCGCGCTCACGCAACTCAGCCTGGACGCCAATAACAGAATCTCAACCACCGATAATCGCTTAATCCGACGCATGGTGAGGGATCATAAATACCGCTCGCATTCCGCGCTCAAAACGCTCCGAATGTGGAATTCGGTCCGAAGCGGGGAAAAGAAATGGATATTTCCCTTTCAGGAAAACGCCGATGCCACGTTCAATTCAGCGCTCGATTATGAACTGGCCGTCCTTAAACCCATTGCAGAACCCCTGCTGATGGAGGTCAAACCCTTTGATCCCGAATATGCAGAAGCTCGCCGCTTAACCGCTTTCCTCATCAATTTTATCGGCATTTCGGACCGGGAAGTCCCCCAGACCTCCATGCTAAGAGAATACATCGGGCGCAGTAGTTTTAAGTATTAA
- a CDS encoding DUF2851 family protein produces MSTHSMSYFPGSCRYQALLLPFSSHVRDNVRTSSFPWSERHLRCVWTDDAIRPPVLTSMDGRIVTVINPGRWNLEAGPDFLDAILKAGPDECILRGDIELHIRPMDWRQHKHASDPRYRNVIAHITYFEGLLAPSDMPISVLQIPMRAALHLLPAFSFDGLDLLAYPFAAIAPLPPCAEIIKTWSPEQRGALLDSAGEERLRLKTERMAKSISEKGKNQALYEEFMGALGYKHNRLGFLKLAQLIPLERLRQDASTSVLHAYALLLGVGGLLPRKSNPLWDHETRAFIRSLWDIWWKHQAEWNDQVMTHTDWTLANLRPANNPLRRLMAAASLFTHVPCKVSSLSINNGNSDALFRSWRTCLQAEGANSYWAWRGSFARPRYARPETLIGPGRAATILNNVLIPWWAATNTIPVGSSLLTMLPQEDLNRFAKHTAHALFGHDHTPALYNSGLRQQGLLQIFHDFCLSSKNGCAGCQLPAALNLHPS; encoded by the coding sequence ATGTCAACACACAGCATGTCTTACTTCCCGGGAAGCTGCCGGTACCAGGCGTTGCTTCTCCCTTTCTCATCCCATGTCCGGGACAACGTCCGCACCTCCTCATTTCCCTGGTCAGAGCGGCATCTGCGCTGCGTCTGGACTGATGATGCCATCCGCCCGCCTGTATTGACCAGCATGGACGGACGTATCGTTACGGTCATAAATCCCGGACGCTGGAATCTCGAGGCGGGACCTGATTTCCTGGATGCCATCCTGAAAGCCGGACCCGATGAATGTATCCTTCGGGGCGACATCGAACTGCATATCCGCCCCATGGATTGGCGCCAGCACAAACATGCTTCAGACCCGCGTTATCGCAATGTCATTGCGCATATCACCTATTTCGAGGGCCTGCTTGCTCCTTCTGACATGCCCATCTCTGTGCTGCAGATTCCCATGAGGGCCGCCCTTCATTTACTCCCGGCATTCTCGTTTGATGGTCTTGATTTATTAGCCTATCCCTTCGCCGCGATTGCCCCGCTTCCTCCCTGCGCGGAAATCATTAAAACATGGTCTCCCGAACAACGAGGGGCACTGCTCGACTCTGCCGGCGAAGAGCGCTTGCGTCTTAAAACTGAGCGGATGGCAAAAAGCATCTCGGAAAAAGGCAAGAACCAGGCCCTCTACGAAGAGTTTATGGGGGCGCTGGGATATAAGCATAACCGTCTGGGGTTTCTGAAACTCGCCCAGCTGATTCCCCTTGAGCGGTTGCGACAGGATGCGTCCACCTCAGTTCTGCATGCCTATGCCCTGTTGCTTGGCGTGGGAGGCCTTCTCCCCCGCAAATCGAATCCCCTGTGGGATCATGAGACTCGCGCATTCATCAGAAGTCTGTGGGATATCTGGTGGAAACACCAGGCCGAGTGGAATGATCAGGTGATGACCCATACGGACTGGACGCTCGCGAATTTAAGGCCGGCCAATAACCCTTTACGCCGCCTCATGGCCGCCGCGTCCCTCTTTACCCATGTTCCCTGCAAGGTGAGCTCGCTTTCCATCAATAACGGGAATAGTGATGCCTTATTCCGTTCCTGGCGAACCTGCCTTCAAGCAGAAGGCGCGAACAGCTACTGGGCCTGGCGAGGGAGTTTCGCCCGACCACGCTATGCGCGACCCGAGACCTTGATCGGCCCGGGTCGGGCCGCGACAATTCTTAATAACGTTTTAATCCCGTGGTGGGCGGCAACCAATACAATCCCAGTCGGATCGTCACTGCTCACAATGCTCCCGCAGGAGGATCTTAACCGGTTCGCAAAACATACCGCTCATGCCCTCTTTGGCCATGACCACACGCCCGCCCTTTACAATTCCGGCCTTCGTCAACAAGGCTTACTGCAGATCTTCCATGACTTCTGCCTGAGCAGTAAAAACGGATGCGCAGGATGCCAGCTGCCAGCCGCGCTTAATCTACACCCGAGCTGA
- a CDS encoding aminotransferase class I/II-fold pyridoxal phosphate-dependent enzyme: MELNERVSAIALSSINFARKLLEQEKMAVVPGLPFGADGNFRLSYACSMANIEEGMIRLERFVKTL, translated from the coding sequence ATGGAACTTAATGAGCGGGTGAGTGCAATTGCGCTCTCCTCCATTAATTTTGCCCGGAAACTTCTTGAACAAGAAAAAATGGCGGTCGTACCCGGGTTACCGTTCGGGGCCGATGGCAATTTCCGTCTGTCGTATGCCTGCAGTATGGCCAACATCGAAGAAGGGATGATTCGGCTGGAACGTTTTGTGAAAACGTTATAA